The proteins below are encoded in one region of Amycolatopsis acidiphila:
- the dprA gene encoding DNA-processing protein DprA: MSMTDERLARAYLVRVAEPPAPALAAFVAEWGPIAAAEAVRKGLCPQRVQGETAARRELNLAEPDLEAGERIGARLIIPEDDEWPAWPLLCLDVARGRGVQSAAVPLALWARGDARLDEAAEAAVAIVGARAASGYGEHVAGEFAYGLAQRELSIFSGAAYGIDGAAHRGALAADGVTVALLGCGLDAGYPAGHVVLLNKIAEQGGLVVSEYPPGTPPARHRFLVRNRLIAALSEGTVVVEAGRRSGARNTATTAGALGKIVMAVPGPISSAMSTGCHDLIRNSAATLVGSVDDVIDIVGKLGTRTTERLRPRRRTDGLGADALRVHEALGRGQGKSAEQVATESGVPVPRVRAVLPALELEGLAERGESGWQQCRAVRKTQESA; encoded by the coding sequence ATGTCGATGACTGATGAGCGTCTTGCCCGGGCGTACCTGGTGCGAGTAGCTGAACCTCCAGCGCCGGCGCTGGCCGCCTTCGTGGCGGAATGGGGCCCGATCGCGGCTGCCGAAGCCGTCAGGAAGGGCCTGTGCCCGCAGCGCGTGCAGGGCGAAACGGCCGCCCGTCGGGAGTTGAACCTGGCGGAGCCAGACCTCGAGGCGGGTGAGCGCATAGGCGCGCGATTGATCATCCCCGAGGACGACGAGTGGCCCGCCTGGCCGCTGCTTTGTCTCGATGTCGCCCGTGGGCGTGGAGTGCAGAGCGCTGCGGTGCCGCTCGCCCTCTGGGCGCGCGGAGACGCCCGACTCGATGAAGCTGCGGAGGCGGCGGTCGCGATCGTCGGCGCCAGGGCGGCGAGTGGCTACGGCGAGCACGTCGCGGGAGAGTTCGCCTACGGCTTGGCCCAGCGCGAGCTGTCGATTTTCTCCGGTGCGGCCTATGGCATCGACGGTGCCGCGCATCGCGGGGCGCTCGCAGCCGACGGCGTGACGGTCGCACTTCTGGGCTGCGGGCTCGACGCCGGTTACCCCGCGGGTCATGTCGTCCTGTTGAACAAGATCGCCGAACAGGGCGGCCTGGTCGTGAGTGAGTATCCGCCGGGAACACCACCCGCGCGACACCGCTTCCTGGTGCGCAACCGGCTGATCGCCGCCCTGAGCGAGGGCACTGTCGTGGTCGAGGCAGGCCGCCGGAGCGGTGCTCGCAACACCGCGACGACAGCCGGTGCCCTGGGGAAGATCGTGATGGCGGTGCCGGGCCCGATCAGCTCCGCGATGTCCACGGGCTGCCACGACCTCATCCGGAACTCCGCGGCGACACTTGTCGGGTCTGTCGATGACGTGATCGACATCGTCGGCAAGCTGGGCACCCGAACGACGGAGCGTCTTCGGCCAAGGCGTCGGACGGACGGTCTTGGAGCCGACGCACTCCGCGTGCACGAGGCCTTGGGGCGAGGCCAGGGCAAGTCCGCCGAGCAGGTCGCGACGGAGTCCGGGGTGCCGGTCCCGCGCGTTCGTGCCGTTCTTCCGGCGCTGGAACTGGAGGGGTTGGCTGAGCGCGGCGAAAGCGGCTGGCAGCAATGCCGAGCTGTCAGGAAAACTCAGGAGAGCGCGTAG
- a CDS encoding tyrosine recombinase XerC — protein MTARQDGEGRVDFRQVRAALPAAVARLLGEYERHLRLERGLSEHTVRAYVGDIVSLLGFLHRDYGADDDRAALADLDVAVLRAWLADQRSSGAGRTTLARRSAAARTFTAWARRQGALEVDPGARLVSPRAHRTLPAVLRPDEAGEVLQASSAGAAELDPEGLRDHAVLELLYATGVRVSELCGLDLGDVDFPRRVVRVLGKGGKERVVPFGVPAERALRSWLDTGRPAMVAGAARADAEALFLGVRGGRLDPRAVRRVVHDAVGSVPGAADMGPHGLRHTAATHLLEGGADLRSVQELLGHATLATTQLYTHVTVERLKAIHDRAHPRAR, from the coding sequence ATGACTGCACGCCAAGACGGGGAAGGCCGGGTGGACTTCCGGCAGGTGCGTGCTGCGCTGCCGGCGGCTGTGGCCCGGCTGCTCGGCGAGTACGAGCGGCACTTGCGCCTGGAGCGCGGGCTGTCGGAGCACACGGTGCGCGCTTATGTCGGCGACATCGTCTCCCTTCTCGGGTTCCTGCACCGCGACTACGGGGCCGACGACGACCGTGCCGCCTTGGCGGATCTGGACGTCGCAGTTCTCCGTGCCTGGTTGGCCGACCAGCGCAGCAGTGGCGCCGGTCGAACGACACTGGCTCGCCGCTCCGCGGCGGCGCGCACCTTCACCGCGTGGGCCCGGCGGCAGGGTGCGCTGGAGGTCGATCCCGGTGCGCGACTGGTTTCGCCGCGGGCACATCGGACACTGCCTGCGGTGCTGCGCCCGGACGAGGCGGGTGAGGTGCTGCAGGCCTCCAGCGCCGGTGCGGCCGAGCTGGACCCGGAAGGGCTGCGCGATCACGCGGTCCTGGAGTTGCTGTACGCAACCGGTGTGCGAGTATCCGAGCTGTGCGGCCTCGACCTCGGTGACGTGGATTTCCCAAGACGGGTCGTGCGGGTGCTCGGCAAGGGCGGCAAGGAGCGCGTAGTGCCGTTCGGTGTACCTGCTGAGCGCGCCTTGCGGTCGTGGCTGGACACCGGCAGGCCGGCGATGGTGGCGGGGGCTGCCCGAGCCGACGCCGAGGCGCTCTTCCTCGGCGTTCGCGGTGGCCGGCTCGATCCCCGCGCCGTGCGGCGAGTGGTTCATGACGCCGTCGGATCAGTGCCGGGGGCCGCGGACATGGGACCTCATGGGCTGCGGCATACCGCGGCAACCCACCTGCTCGAGGGAGGGGCGGATCTTCGCAGCGTTCAGGAACTGCTCGGTCACGCTACGCTTGCCACGACGCAGCTCTACACTCACGTGACAGTCGAGCGGCTGAAGGCGATACATGACCGAGCCCACCCCCGCGCCCGATGA
- a CDS encoding FliA/WhiG family RNA polymerase sigma factor, producing MGAGGPARPAAGTNGSTPSEAKAVDANNSARTRHSDRSTNGDAPNEVDAAINALWREFRAAPNQRLRERLVLHYAPLVKYVAGRVGTGLPTHVDVGDLVQSGIFGLIDAIEKFDPERGWRFETYAMQRIRGAILDDLRSQDWVPRVVRSRLREAERALERLGARLHRTPTDFELAEELDIGLDELRDLYGQLRLTSVVALEDLVAAGKDSGSLVDTLPDDDAVDPVAVLVDRDNRRQLAEAIAQLTERDRIVVSLYYFESLTLAEIGKVLGVTESRVSQLHTRAVLRLRARLTG from the coding sequence GTGGGCGCGGGCGGCCCCGCTCGCCCTGCCGCCGGCACCAACGGGAGCACGCCCAGCGAGGCGAAGGCGGTAGATGCCAACAACTCCGCTCGCACCCGCCACTCCGACCGCAGCACCAACGGCGACGCGCCCAACGAGGTGGACGCCGCCATCAACGCGCTTTGGCGGGAGTTCCGCGCGGCGCCGAACCAGCGGTTGCGGGAGCGGCTGGTGCTGCACTACGCGCCCCTGGTCAAGTACGTCGCAGGGCGGGTGGGGACCGGGCTGCCCACCCACGTCGACGTCGGGGACCTCGTTCAGTCGGGCATCTTCGGGCTGATCGATGCCATCGAGAAGTTCGATCCCGAGCGCGGCTGGCGGTTCGAGACCTATGCGATGCAGCGCATTCGTGGTGCGATCCTTGATGACCTCCGATCTCAGGACTGGGTGCCGCGCGTGGTGCGCAGCCGGCTGCGGGAGGCCGAGCGCGCCCTGGAACGGCTCGGTGCTCGCCTGCATCGCACGCCGACCGACTTCGAGCTGGCCGAGGAGCTCGACATCGGCCTCGACGAGTTGCGTGACCTCTACGGCCAGCTGCGCCTGACCAGCGTCGTTGCGCTCGAGGATCTGGTCGCGGCCGGGAAGGACAGCGGCTCCCTCGTCGACACGCTTCCCGACGACGACGCCGTGGACCCTGTCGCCGTCCTGGTCGACCGCGACAACCGGCGCCAGCTCGCCGAGGCCATCGCCCAGCTCACCGAGCGTGACCGAATCGTGGTCAGCCTCTACTACTTCGAGAGCCTCACGCTCGCGGAGATCGGCAAGGTCCTGGGCGTGACGGAGTCGCGGGTCAGCCAGCTGCACACCCGGGCGGTGCTCCGCTTGCGCGCGAGGCTCACGGGTTAG
- a CDS encoding M23 family metallopeptidase — MQAGGAPGFAAAQQSPARRVEAAPPPATTDPLQAAEPEPRFTWPLSPVPQVTRPFQRPETDYGPGHRGVDLAAAPGQQVLAAGPGVVVFSGQVAGQGVISIDHDGGLRTTYEPVTPTVPTGTQVFAGQPIGTVNPGHLGCPVEACLHWGVRRGDEYLNPLALIRTEAVIRLKPWEPP; from the coding sequence GTGCAGGCCGGCGGTGCGCCAGGCTTCGCGGCCGCTCAGCAATCACCTGCCCGGCGGGTCGAAGCGGCGCCACCTCCGGCCACGACCGACCCACTCCAGGCCGCCGAACCCGAGCCTCGCTTCACGTGGCCCTTGTCCCCGGTCCCCCAGGTAACCAGGCCCTTCCAGCGGCCGGAGACGGACTACGGCCCAGGTCATCGCGGCGTCGACCTCGCCGCGGCTCCCGGTCAGCAGGTACTCGCGGCAGGCCCCGGCGTAGTGGTGTTCTCCGGTCAGGTGGCAGGTCAGGGCGTCATCTCGATCGACCACGACGGCGGCCTGAGAACGACCTACGAACCGGTCACCCCCACCGTGCCGACAGGCACCCAGGTGTTCGCCGGGCAGCCGATCGGCACCGTCAATCCCGGTCATCTCGGCTGCCCCGTCGAGGCCTGCCTGCACTGGGGAGTTCGCCGGGGAGACGAGTACCTGAACCCGTTGGCCCTGATCCGCACGGAGGCGGTGATCCGCCTGAAACCGTGGGAACCGCCCTAA
- the rpsB gene encoding 30S ribosomal protein S2, with protein sequence MAVVTMKQLLDSGVHFGHQTRRWNPKMKRYILTERNGIYIIDLQQTLTYIDRAFEFIKETVAHGGTIMFVGTKKQAQEAIASEAQRVGMPYVNQRWLGGMLTNFQTVHKRLQRLKELESQEQTGGFQGLTKREILTLTREKDKLEKTLGGIRDMAKVPSAVWIVDTKKEHIAVGEARKLNIPVVAVLDTNCDPDEVDYPIPGNDDAIRSAALLTKVVAEAAAAGLLARSGRNGSAPEGQDKPERGVASDEPLAEWEKELLAGSEGGGQPQPAEQTTSS encoded by the coding sequence ATGGCCGTCGTCACCATGAAGCAGCTGCTCGACTCCGGTGTGCACTTCGGGCACCAGACGCGGCGCTGGAACCCGAAGATGAAGCGCTACATCCTCACCGAGCGCAACGGCATCTACATCATCGACCTGCAGCAGACGCTGACCTACATCGACCGCGCCTTCGAGTTCATCAAGGAAACCGTCGCGCACGGTGGCACGATCATGTTCGTCGGCACCAAGAAGCAGGCGCAGGAAGCGATCGCCAGCGAGGCGCAGCGCGTGGGCATGCCCTACGTGAACCAGCGCTGGCTGGGCGGCATGCTCACCAACTTCCAGACCGTGCACAAGCGCCTCCAGCGCCTCAAGGAGCTCGAGTCGCAGGAGCAGACCGGCGGCTTCCAGGGCCTCACCAAGCGCGAGATCCTCACGCTCACCCGCGAGAAGGACAAGCTGGAGAAGACCCTCGGCGGTATCCGCGACATGGCGAAGGTCCCCTCCGCCGTCTGGATCGTGGACACCAAGAAGGAGCACATCGCCGTCGGCGAGGCGCGCAAGCTGAACATCCCGGTCGTCGCGGTGCTGGACACCAACTGCGACCCGGACGAGGTGGACTACCCGATCCCGGGCAACGACGACGCGATCCGCTCCGCGGCGCTGCTGACCAAGGTCGTCGCCGAGGCGGCCGCGGCCGGACTGCTGGCCCGCTCGGGCCGCAACGGCTCCGCCCCGGAGGGCCAGGACAAGCCGGAGCGCGGCGTGGCCTCGGACGAGCCGCTGGCCGAGTGGGAGAAGGAACTCCTGGCCGGCAGCGAGGGCGGCGGCCAGCCGCAGCCCGCCGAGCAGACCACCTCCTCCTGA
- the tsf gene encoding translation elongation factor Ts, translating into MANYTAADVKRLRELTGSGMMDCKRALEENDGDFEKAVEFLRIKGAKDVGKRAERATAEGLVAGDGGVLIELNSETDFVAKNEQFQQLADKIVAAAKANPTDDVEKLGAAPLEGGQTVNDAVQELAAKIGEKLVLRRVVAFDGTVETYLHRRGAGLPPAVGVLVEYTGDSSDAARGAALQIAALKPKYLTREEVPADLVDNERRIAEETARAEGKPEQALPKIIEGKVNAFYKDTVLLEQPSVTDNKKTVKQLLDAAGVTVTRFARFEVGQQ; encoded by the coding sequence ATGGCGAACTACACCGCGGCGGACGTGAAGCGTCTCCGCGAGCTCACCGGCTCCGGCATGATGGACTGCAAGCGGGCCCTCGAGGAGAACGACGGCGACTTCGAGAAGGCCGTCGAGTTCCTGCGCATCAAGGGTGCGAAGGACGTCGGCAAGCGCGCCGAGCGTGCGACCGCCGAGGGCCTCGTCGCCGGTGACGGTGGCGTCCTGATCGAGCTCAACTCCGAGACCGACTTCGTCGCCAAGAACGAGCAGTTCCAGCAGCTGGCCGACAAGATCGTGGCGGCGGCCAAGGCCAATCCCACCGACGATGTCGAGAAGCTGGGCGCCGCGCCGCTCGAGGGCGGCCAGACCGTCAACGACGCCGTGCAGGAGCTGGCCGCGAAGATCGGCGAGAAGCTGGTCCTGCGCCGCGTCGTGGCGTTCGACGGCACCGTCGAGACCTACCTGCACCGCCGTGGCGCCGGCCTCCCGCCGGCCGTCGGCGTGCTCGTCGAGTACACCGGCGACAGCTCCGACGCCGCCCGCGGTGCGGCGCTGCAGATCGCCGCGCTCAAGCCGAAGTACCTGACCCGCGAGGAGGTGCCCGCCGACCTCGTCGACAACGAGCGCCGCATCGCCGAGGAGACCGCGCGGGCCGAGGGCAAGCCGGAGCAGGCCCTGCCGAAGATCATCGAAGGCAAGGTCAACGCCTTCTACAAGGACACCGTGCTGCTCGAGCAGCCCTCGGTGACCGACAACAAGAAGACCGTGAAGCAGCTGCTCGACGCGGCAGGCGTGACCGTCACGCGGTTCGCCCGCTTCGAGGTGGGCCAGCAGTAG
- the pyrH gene encoding UMP kinase, with amino-acid sequence MTEERAGDGYRRVLLKLGGEMLGGGSLGVDPDVVHSVALQISEVVRTGVQMAVVIGGGNYFRGAELSQRGMDRDRADYMAMLGTVMNCLALQDFLEKEGVPTRVQSAITMGQVAEPYIPRRAERHLEKGRVVIFAAGVGMPYFSTDTAAAQRSLEIGCEAVLMAKAVDGVFTADPKTDPGAKMFEEITHREVLERGLKVADATAFSLCMDNNMPIIVFNLLTEGNIARAVRGERIGTLVSTPADGLTP; translated from the coding sequence GTGACGGAGGAACGAGCCGGCGACGGCTACAGGCGGGTACTGCTGAAACTGGGCGGGGAAATGCTCGGCGGCGGGTCGCTCGGGGTCGACCCCGACGTGGTGCACTCGGTGGCCCTGCAGATCTCCGAGGTCGTGCGGACCGGAGTGCAGATGGCGGTGGTCATCGGCGGCGGTAATTATTTCCGCGGCGCGGAGCTGTCACAGCGTGGCATGGACCGCGACCGCGCCGACTACATGGCGATGCTGGGCACCGTGATGAACTGCCTGGCCCTGCAGGACTTCCTGGAGAAGGAAGGCGTGCCGACGCGCGTGCAGAGCGCGATCACGATGGGCCAGGTCGCCGAGCCCTACATCCCGCGCCGCGCAGAGCGGCACCTGGAGAAGGGTCGCGTCGTCATCTTCGCCGCCGGTGTCGGCATGCCGTACTTCTCCACGGACACCGCCGCCGCCCAGCGTTCCCTGGAGATCGGCTGCGAGGCCGTGCTGATGGCCAAGGCCGTCGACGGGGTGTTCACCGCGGACCCGAAGACCGACCCGGGCGCGAAGATGTTCGAGGAGATCACGCACCGCGAGGTGCTCGAGCGCGGGCTGAAGGTCGCCGACGCCACCGCGTTCAGCCTCTGCATGGACAACAACATGCCGATCATCGTGTTCAATCTGCTCACCGAGGGAAACATTGCGCGAGCGGTCCGTGGTGAGAGGATCGGGACACTGGTCAGCACCCCCGCCGACGGGCTCACCCCCTAG
- the frr gene encoding ribosome recycling factor yields MIDETLLDAEEKMEKAVSFAKEDLSSVRTGRANPSMFSRVVVEAYGSTMPLNQVAGVNIPEARMAIVKPYDPSQLNAIEKAIRDSDLGVNPSNDGQIIRIVIPQLTEERRREMVKMAKGKGEDAKVHIRGVRRKAKEELDRIAKDGEAGEDEVARAEKELQNLTDSYVAQVDDLVKHKEAELLEV; encoded by the coding sequence GTGATCGACGAGACCCTCCTCGACGCCGAGGAGAAGATGGAAAAAGCGGTGTCCTTCGCGAAGGAGGATCTGTCGTCGGTGCGGACCGGTCGGGCCAACCCCTCGATGTTCTCCCGGGTGGTCGTGGAGGCCTACGGCTCCACGATGCCGCTGAACCAGGTCGCCGGTGTCAACATCCCCGAGGCGCGGATGGCGATCGTCAAGCCCTACGACCCGTCGCAGCTGAACGCCATCGAGAAGGCGATCCGCGACTCCGACCTGGGCGTGAACCCCAGCAACGACGGCCAGATCATCCGCATCGTCATCCCGCAGCTGACCGAGGAGCGGCGCCGCGAGATGGTCAAGATGGCCAAGGGCAAGGGCGAGGACGCCAAGGTCCACATCCGCGGCGTGCGCCGTAAGGCCAAGGAGGAGCTCGACCGGATCGCCAAGGACGGCGAGGCCGGCGAGGACGAGGTCGCCCGGGCGGAGAAGGAGCTGCAGAACCTCACGGACAGCTACGTCGCCCAGGTCGACGACCTCGTCAAACACAAGGAAGCCGAGCTGCTCGAGGTCTGA
- a CDS encoding phosphatidate cytidylyltransferase: MAQVSEEREKAPMSSPEPGGPAQPAKKPSRAGRDLPAAIAVGLVLGAAILVSLLTVRYIFIGIIAVAVAVGTIEFAQALRRAAGIRPALVPLLVGGQAMVWLTWPFGLKGTMVAFALTVLASLLWRLPGGAEGYLRDTSASVFAAAYLPLFASFAAMLVPPHDGVGRVLTFMIGVVASDTGGYAAGVLKGKHPMAPSISPKKTWEGFTGSLVAGIVGGALSVHYLLDGHVWQGVLFGAAIVLTATLGDLVESLIKRDLGIKDMGTMLPGHGGLMDRLDSLLPSAVVSWVLLSAFIGG; encoded by the coding sequence ATGGCCCAGGTGAGCGAAGAACGCGAGAAGGCCCCGATGTCTTCTCCGGAGCCGGGCGGACCAGCCCAGCCGGCCAAGAAACCGTCGCGGGCCGGCCGTGACCTGCCGGCCGCGATCGCGGTCGGGCTCGTGCTGGGGGCGGCGATCCTCGTCTCGCTGCTCACGGTGCGCTACATCTTCATCGGGATCATCGCGGTCGCGGTCGCGGTCGGCACGATCGAGTTCGCGCAGGCGCTGCGCCGGGCGGCGGGGATCAGGCCGGCCCTGGTCCCGCTGCTGGTCGGCGGCCAGGCGATGGTCTGGCTGACCTGGCCGTTCGGGCTCAAGGGCACCATGGTCGCGTTCGCGCTCACCGTGCTGGCGTCCCTGCTCTGGCGCCTGCCCGGCGGCGCCGAGGGCTATCTCCGGGACACCTCCGCGTCGGTGTTCGCCGCGGCGTACCTGCCGCTGTTCGCGTCGTTCGCGGCGATGCTCGTGCCACCGCACGACGGTGTCGGCCGGGTGCTGACGTTCATGATCGGCGTGGTCGCGTCGGACACCGGTGGCTACGCGGCGGGCGTCCTCAAGGGCAAGCATCCGATGGCGCCGTCGATCAGCCCGAAGAAGACCTGGGAGGGCTTCACCGGTTCGCTGGTCGCGGGCATCGTCGGCGGCGCGCTGTCGGTGCACTACCTGCTCGACGGGCACGTCTGGCAGGGCGTGCTGTTCGGCGCCGCGATCGTGCTCACCGCGACGCTCGGCGACCTGGTCGAGTCGCTCATCAAGCGGGACCTGGGGATCAAGGACATGGGCACGATGCTGCCCGGCCACGGCGGTCTGATGGACCGGCTGGACTCCCTGCTGCCCTCGGCCGTCGTGTCGTGGGTGCTGTTGTCGGCCTTCATCGGCGGCTGA
- a CDS encoding VOC family protein, producing MALGPMTTQSILPSGIPCWVELATLDEGAAQQFYNGLFGWNYYLNRDPATPTGRYLVASLGTRDVAGIYRAGDQQPSLWTINISVHSVANAAEWTEHLGGAVTLGPVAIPNRGSILHVVDPAGAPAVFWQPSPTWDFVGGAPNTFATADLNTHDGEAADGFFCRLFNYTSRQIGDHRGVDYVEWILDQQPVLYRYTMGPEYPPETMPHWMVYFEVDPARGTDATAGHAIMLGGRVVAEPYDTQWGRIAIIADPCGAVFSVIDRSVVADDIGRAEVDDPYDD from the coding sequence ATGGCACTCGGTCCGATGACTACCCAGTCGATACTCCCCTCGGGTATACCGTGCTGGGTCGAGCTCGCCACCCTCGACGAGGGCGCCGCGCAGCAGTTCTACAACGGACTCTTCGGCTGGAACTACTACCTCAACCGCGATCCCGCGACCCCCACCGGCCGCTATCTCGTCGCGTCGCTCGGCACCAGGGACGTCGCGGGAATCTACCGCGCCGGCGACCAGCAGCCGAGCCTGTGGACCATCAACATCTCCGTGCACAGCGTCGCGAACGCGGCCGAGTGGACCGAACATCTGGGCGGAGCGGTGACGCTGGGGCCGGTCGCCATCCCCAACCGCGGAAGCATCCTGCACGTCGTCGACCCGGCCGGTGCGCCCGCGGTCTTCTGGCAGCCCTCCCCCACCTGGGACTTCGTGGGCGGGGCGCCCAACACCTTCGCCACGGCGGACCTCAACACCCATGACGGCGAGGCGGCCGACGGGTTCTTCTGCCGCCTGTTCAACTACACGTCCCGCCAGATCGGCGACCACCGCGGCGTCGACTACGTCGAATGGATCCTCGACCAGCAGCCGGTGCTGTACCGCTACACGATGGGTCCCGAATATCCGCCGGAGACCATGCCGCACTGGATGGTGTACTTCGAGGTCGACCCGGCCCGTGGCACCGACGCGACGGCAGGGCACGCGATCATGCTGGGCGGACGCGTCGTCGCCGAGCCGTACGACACCCAGTGGGGGCGGATCGCGATCATCGCCGACCCGTGTGGCGCGGTGTTCTCCGTGATCGACCGCAGCGTGGTCGCCGACGACATCGGGCGCGCCGAGGTGGACGACCCGTACGACGACTGA
- a CDS encoding class I SAM-dependent methyltransferase codes for MWNAVRRGLKALSRDGGVVPSPNIWYYPEVYEVENRAQDVDGEIWRVLGEETPWSGRDVLDLGCGDGFHLPKFAESAKTVLGVEPHEPLVHKARRRVSGFGNVNVLAGSAQRVPVPDSSVDVVHARTAYFFGPGCEPGLREVDRILRPGGVLAIVDLDVTAEPYGRWMRADLPHYDPVAVETFFARSGFRYRRVATRWHFAGRAELESVLKIEFSPEVAARAIEDVLRANAGGEGGYTVPVGYRVHVREKPTGLVLPGHSSSSSASISPRIP; via the coding sequence ATGTGGAATGCCGTCCGTCGCGGGCTGAAAGCGCTATCCCGCGACGGGGGCGTGGTCCCCAGTCCGAATATCTGGTACTACCCCGAGGTTTACGAGGTCGAGAACCGCGCGCAGGACGTGGACGGCGAGATCTGGCGCGTGCTGGGCGAGGAAACGCCCTGGTCGGGCCGGGACGTGCTCGATCTCGGGTGCGGGGACGGGTTTCATCTCCCGAAGTTCGCGGAAAGCGCGAAAACGGTGCTCGGCGTCGAGCCGCATGAACCGTTGGTGCACAAAGCGCGACGCAGAGTTTCCGGATTCGGAAACGTCAATGTGCTCGCGGGATCCGCGCAACGGGTACCGGTTCCGGACTCGAGCGTCGACGTGGTGCACGCCCGGACCGCGTATTTCTTCGGGCCGGGCTGTGAGCCGGGACTGCGGGAAGTCGACCGGATTCTCCGCCCTGGTGGCGTACTCGCGATCGTCGATCTGGACGTCACCGCGGAGCCCTACGGCCGGTGGATGCGCGCGGACCTGCCGCACTACGACCCGGTGGCCGTGGAAACTTTCTTCGCCCGCAGCGGTTTTCGCTACCGCCGTGTCGCCACGCGCTGGCATTTCGCCGGCCGTGCCGAACTGGAGTCGGTGCTGAAGATCGAGTTCAGTCCCGAGGTCGCCGCCCGCGCGATCGAGGATGTCCTACGCGCGAACGCGGGCGGCGAGGGTGGTTACACGGTGCCGGTGGGGTATCGCGTGCATGTACGCGAGAAGCCCACCGGCCTCGTGTTGCCCGGTCACTCGTCGTCTTCCTCGGCGTCGATCTCGCCGAGGATTCCGTAG
- a CDS encoding PadR family transcriptional regulator — MRHRPPFPPGPEARGAFGPWARGGFGEFPPGWGPGGPMRGRGPGRGHHRGPRRGRRGDVRAAILTLLAEQPRHGYEIISEIAERSGGFWRPSPGSVYPTLQLLADEGLVVSRDEGGKKLFELTDEGRAAAERQEGTPPWEQIAHDVDPTEIDLRKAGATLAAAAIQVSQAGTPEQKKRAVTVLNEARRSLYGILGEIDAEEDDE; from the coding sequence ATGAGACACCGTCCACCTTTTCCCCCTGGTCCTGAGGCTCGAGGCGCGTTCGGCCCGTGGGCCCGCGGCGGGTTCGGCGAGTTCCCCCCTGGCTGGGGTCCCGGCGGCCCGATGCGCGGACGCGGTCCGGGTCGCGGGCATCACCGTGGCCCCCGGCGTGGCCGGCGTGGCGACGTTCGCGCGGCGATCCTGACCCTGCTGGCCGAGCAGCCGCGCCACGGCTACGAGATCATCAGCGAGATCGCCGAGCGCAGCGGCGGGTTCTGGCGCCCGAGCCCGGGCTCCGTGTACCCCACGCTGCAGCTGCTCGCCGACGAAGGCCTGGTCGTCAGCCGCGACGAAGGCGGCAAGAAGCTGTTCGAGCTCACCGACGAGGGCCGCGCCGCCGCAGAGCGACAGGAAGGCACCCCGCCGTGGGAGCAGATCGCACACGACGTCGACCCGACCGAGATCGACCTCCGCAAGGCAGGCGCGACACTGGCCGCGGCGGCGATCCAGGTATCGCAGGCCGGCACACCCGAGCAGAAGAAGCGCGCCGTGACCGTCCTCAACGAGGCGCGGCGCTCGCTCTACGGAATCCTCGGCGAGATCGACGCCGAGGAAGACGACGAGTGA